In the Drosophila biarmipes strain raj3 chromosome X, RU_DBia_V1.1, whole genome shotgun sequence genome, one interval contains:
- the LOC108024045 gene encoding dynein regulatory complex protein 1 homolog, whose protein sequence is MDDNEDELEEHQEQELFSDDSIDSVEEEEEVAPDVRPVDSWESFNDRIDGLIFNEHCDKSVKKLDERRLAILNRVRQQFRDAPKGVAERCQAQKSPIDRQLELSSERLNELVRFGNELVTNVRVANERRELNRRLFEATQKNQVQVKLQRETVETMARFENIKARWTELEETNEPMLLWDQIEEQKKRIAEIMARKDEMIAACQQEVDRMNAKYEFDRERQAQDLCCLVERVDHQVETLKEAYKEHLQMLRNTIEEERQIFAVSAVEKWRTFFDAMNANFDEKANLVRTREQFYARQTQQINESQEELTKSTRIRLEKECERLELELRRTRDNVLMNSEKLDYNYQVLQKRNEENVIINNQQKRRVARLHEAIGRTRRGLKNLYNTGKRNIARLSSDIYKLHANINDMESKAHQARLNNREKFDRIWEINYKELNLLVDRVYHIDRIIHEQQLAMPWSSPVPPIPNINKAKKKRNNILEKFDMRIGRVPKNRVLPKSAIKHRPDIKELPPESLRLMRNLIRKLSDRGGFLIEERLLKILEPYSEEDKCLVRIDNIFAALRIRHLRDVKELTKVFMPYTYCPNCQPQGLSPRKCAEVFMKDQKPNRLQATMGQQEQQEHRPTGETFLTKGEEAAKKCHNHYLVMEPALCLHAMNLFTSKMHKQMYEHEPGSILNAVNLIQITDAEIRGFWRQFSACFPPSKCKLWKTLEHGLNHYVEVLKMRVQYDAEVVFLRRQNEELRHLLQKFTV, encoded by the coding sequence ATGGATGACAACGAGGATgagctggaggagcaccaggagcaggagctgttCAGCGACGACAGCATCGACAGcgtcgaggaggaggaggaggtggcgcCCGATGTGCGCCCAGTGGACAGCTGGGAGTCCTTCAACGACCGCATCGATGGGCTGATCTTCAACGAGCACTGCGACAAGTCGGTGAAGAAGCTGGACGAACGCCGCCTGGCGATCCTCAACCGGGTGCGTCAGCAGTTCCGCGATGCACCCAAGGGAGTCGCCGAGCGCTGCCAGGCCCAGAAGTCGCCCATTGACCGGCAGCTGGAGTTGTCAAGCGAGCGACTCAACGAGCTGGTCCGCTTTGGCAACGAGCTGGTAACCAATGTCCGGGTGGCCAATGAGCGCAGGGAGCTGAATCGCCGCCTGTTCGAGGCCACGCAAAAGAACCAGGTGCAGGTGAAGCTGCAACGCGAAACCGTGGAGACAATGGCCCGTTTTGAGAACATCAAGGCGCGCTGGACGGAGCTGGAGGAGACCAACGAGCCGATGCTCCTCTGGGACCAAATCGAGGAGCAAAAGAAGCGCATTGCCGAGATCATGGCCCGCAAGGACGAGATGATAGCCGCCTGCCAGCAGGAGGTGGACCGCATGAATGCCAAATACGAGTTCGACCGCGAGCGGCAGGCCCAGGATCTGTGCTGCCTGGTGGAGCGCGTCGATCACCAAGTGGAGACTCTGAAGGAGGCCTACAAGGAGCACCTCCAAATGCTGCGCAACACCATCGAGGAGGAGCGCCAGATCTTCGCCGTCAGTGCGGTGGAGAAGTGGCGCACCTTCTTCGATGCCATGAACGCCAACTTTGACGAGAAGGCCAATTTGGTGAGAACGCGGGAGCAGTTCTATGCCCGCCAGACGCAGCAGATCAACGAGTCCCAGGAGGAGCTGACCAAGAGCACCCGGATTCGGCTGGAGAAGGAGTGCGAGCGGCTGGAACTGGAGCTGCGCCGTACGCGGGACAATGTGCTGATGAATTCCGAGAAGCTGGACTACAACTACCAGGTTCTCCAGAAGCGCAACGAGGAGAACGTGATCATAAACAACCAGCAGAAGCGACGAGTGGCCCGCCTGCACGAGGCCATCGGACGCACACGGCGTGGCCTGAAGAACCTCTACAACACGGGCAAGCGGAACATAGCACGTCTCTCCTCGGACATTTACAAGCTGCACGCCAACATCAACGACATGGAGTCGAAGGCCCACCAGGCGAGGCTGAACAATCGCGAGAAGTTCGATCGCATCTGGGAGATCAACTACAAGGAGCTGAACCTCCTGGTGGACCGGGTTTACCACATCGATCGCATCATACACGAGCAGCAGCTGGCCATGCCGTGGTCCAGCCCCGTGCCACCCATTCCGAACATCAACAAGGCCAAGAAGAAGCGGAACAACATTCTGGAGAAGTTCGACATGCGCATAGGACGGGTGCCCAAGAACCGGGTGCTGCCCAAGTCGGCCATAAAGCACCGGCCGGACATTAAGGAGCTACCGCCAGAGTCGCTGCGCCTGATGCGCAATCTCATCCGCAAGCTCTCCGATCGCGGCGGCTTTCTCATCGAGGAGCGACTCTTGAAGATTCTCGAACCCTACTCCGAGGAGGACAAGTGCCTGGTGCGCATCGACAATATTTTTGCGGCGCTGCGCATCCGCCACCTGCGGGATGTCAAGGAGCTGACCAAGGTCTTTATGCCGTACACCTACTGCCCGAACTGCCAGCCGCAGGGACTGAGCCCGCGCAAGTGCGCCGAGGTCTTTATGAAGGACCAGAAGCCCAATCGTCTGCAGGCCACGATGGggcagcaggagcaacagGAGCACCGGCCCACCGGCGAGACCTTCCTGACCAAGGGCGAGGAGGCGGCAAAGAAGTGCCACAATCACTACCTGGTCATGGAGCCAGCGCTCTGCCTGCACGCCATGAACCTCTTCACCTCCAAGATGCACAAGCAGATGTACGAGCACGAGCCGGGCAGCATTCTCAATGCGGTCAATCTCATCCAGATAACGGATGCCGAGATCCGTGGCTTCTGGCGCCAGTTCTCGGCCTGCTTCCCGCCCTCCAAGTGCAAGCTGTGGAAGACGCTGGAGCACGGCCTGAATCACTACGTGGAGGTGCTGAAGATGCGCGTGCAGTACGACGCGGAGGTGGTCTTTCTGCGTCGCCAGAACGAGGAGCTGCGCCACCTCCTACAGAAGTTCACCGTCTAG